One genomic segment of Acinetobacter sp. C26M includes these proteins:
- a CDS encoding DMT family transporter: MKTLSRGWMNGLIGVIIFAGSLPATRVAVMDFSPTFLTAARAAIAGLLGLALILLSRQQLPERKDWLPLFYVAIGVVVGFPLFTALALQYVSAAHTIVFVGLLPLATAIFGVLRGRERPNLVFWLFAVLGASLVFGYMLVQTGSWAFNYGDIFMLLAIVFCGFGYAEGGKLSKHLGGWQVICWALIITLPIMLLISYLYMPVSFTQISTSAKLGLAYVSLFSMLIGFFFWYKGLAQGGIATVGQLQLLQPIFGLVIAAVLLHEQVSAAMFVVTIAVIACVACAKKFA, translated from the coding sequence ATGAAAACTTTAAGTCGTGGCTGGATGAATGGTCTGATCGGTGTGATTATTTTTGCTGGTTCACTACCAGCCACGCGCGTTGCGGTTATGGATTTCAGCCCTACCTTTTTAACTGCTGCTCGTGCCGCAATTGCGGGTCTTCTTGGTTTGGCATTGATCTTATTATCACGTCAGCAACTTCCTGAAAGAAAAGATTGGTTGCCATTATTTTATGTTGCGATTGGGGTCGTGGTTGGCTTTCCGTTATTTACAGCATTAGCACTTCAGTACGTCAGTGCTGCACATACGATTGTCTTTGTCGGTTTATTGCCTTTGGCAACTGCTATTTTTGGTGTATTAAGAGGTAGGGAAAGACCAAATCTAGTATTTTGGCTATTTGCAGTTTTAGGCGCTTCACTGGTTTTTGGTTATATGTTAGTCCAAACGGGGAGTTGGGCATTTAACTATGGTGACATTTTCATGCTATTGGCAATCGTATTCTGTGGTTTTGGTTATGCCGAGGGTGGAAAATTATCTAAGCATTTAGGTGGCTGGCAAGTAATTTGCTGGGCTTTGATTATTACGTTGCCGATTATGCTACTCATTTCATATCTGTATATGCCTGTGAGCTTTACACAAATTTCAACATCAGCAAAACTTGGATTAGCTTACGTTTCTTTGTTTAGTATGCTGATTGGTTTTTTCTTTTGGTATAAGGGTTTGGCACAAGGGGGAATTGCAACAGTTGGACAATTACAGCTTCTACAGCCGATTTTTGGTCTTGTCATTGCCGCTGTGCTATTGCATGAACAGGTTAGTGCTGCGATGTTTGTTGTGACCATCGCAGTGATTGCCTGTGTCGCATGTGCTAAAAAATTTGCATAG
- a CDS encoding molybdopterin molybdotransferase MoeA yields MSGCGAEKGLISIDEALALVQTQPKALKVETLALANSLNRYLAKAVCSNVDLPSFSQSAVDGYALNSAADHLQDAVFDVVGEIKAGSESEYLLKDGQAIRIFTGGKVPEGTTHVARQEIVVVEANQTIRLTEHISAQADIRFVGEEVQRGQQLADVGQRINIGALAALSMAGVQSIDVFPAPKVVVVITGDEVAETPEDLQAGKVFDANGPLLKAWLQDYGVDAGILHIADEAAVVTQCFDRLKQQYDLIITTGGVSVGDYDFVRPCAFETGFEQIFWKVKQKPGKPLFFAEYTQHDHRCYLLGLPGNPAAVYVCMQVYGKALLDAMQNQRQPLQWLSGVLTHDLKSDARERFLRMHAYFDQGQLKLQSLAKQQSHMLSNLMQANSLIRIPANTKLEAGQILSGLFIYN; encoded by the coding sequence ATGTCAGGATGTGGTGCTGAAAAAGGTTTGATCAGTATTGATGAGGCATTAGCGTTGGTGCAAACCCAACCGAAAGCTTTAAAAGTTGAGACATTGGCCTTAGCCAATAGTCTTAATCGCTATTTAGCCAAAGCTGTCTGTTCCAATGTGGATCTACCGAGCTTCTCGCAAAGTGCAGTCGATGGTTATGCGCTGAATAGTGCTGCTGATCATCTGCAAGATGCTGTCTTTGATGTCGTTGGTGAAATTAAAGCGGGGAGTGAATCTGAGTATCTGCTTAAAGACGGGCAAGCCATTCGTATCTTTACTGGTGGGAAAGTACCTGAAGGAACAACGCATGTTGCTCGACAAGAAATTGTCGTCGTTGAAGCTAATCAAACCATTCGACTGACTGAGCATATTTCAGCCCAAGCAGATATCCGTTTTGTTGGTGAGGAAGTGCAACGTGGTCAGCAATTGGCGGATGTTGGACAACGAATCAATATTGGTGCACTGGCCGCACTGAGTATGGCAGGTGTACAAAGTATTGATGTTTTTCCAGCACCTAAAGTGGTTGTGGTCATTACAGGGGATGAAGTTGCTGAAACCCCTGAAGACTTGCAGGCAGGGAAAGTTTTTGATGCCAATGGCCCATTACTGAAAGCTTGGTTGCAAGACTATGGAGTAGATGCAGGAATCTTACATATTGCAGATGAAGCTGCAGTGGTAACGCAGTGTTTTGATCGCTTAAAACAACAATATGATCTGATTATTACCACGGGTGGTGTTTCTGTTGGCGATTATGATTTTGTTCGTCCGTGTGCCTTTGAAACAGGCTTCGAACAAATTTTCTGGAAAGTGAAGCAAAAACCAGGAAAGCCACTTTTCTTTGCCGAATATACACAGCATGATCATCGTTGCTATTTGTTAGGATTACCTGGTAATCCTGCCGCTGTATATGTGTGTATGCAAGTCTATGGCAAAGCATTGTTAGATGCCATGCAGAACCAGCGTCAACCCTTGCAATGGTTGAGCGGTGTACTAACACATGATTTAAAATCGGATGCGCGGGAACGTTTTTTAAGAATGCATGCTTATTTTGATCAAGGGCAGCTCAAGTTACAAAGCTTGGCGAAACAACAATCGCATATGCTGAGCAACTTAATGCAAGCAAATAGTCTGATACGTATCCCAGCCAATACGAAATTGGAAGCAGGGCAAATCCTTTCAGGGCTATTCATTTACAACTAA
- a CDS encoding TusE/DsrC/DsvC family sulfur relay protein → MQLELDQDGHLIDYTIWNQDVAQELAESLDVQLTDWHFEILYAVRQFYQQFGHSPATRPLIKFLMKTVSPEIDNAVLQQKFNTGLVARHLSRLAGVPKPANCL, encoded by the coding sequence ATGCAGTTAGAGTTAGACCAAGACGGCCATTTAATTGATTACACCATCTGGAATCAAGACGTTGCACAAGAATTAGCCGAGTCTTTAGATGTGCAGTTAACCGATTGGCATTTTGAGATTCTTTATGCAGTACGTCAGTTTTATCAACAGTTTGGACATTCACCTGCAACACGTCCGCTGATTAAGTTTTTAATGAAAACCGTTAGTCCTGAGATTGATAATGCAGTATTGCAGCAAAAATTTAATACAGGTTTAGTCGCTCGACATTTAAGTCGCTTGGCTGGCGTCCCTAAACCTGCTAATTGCTTATAA
- a CDS encoding MaoC/PaaZ C-terminal domain-containing protein, with product MFAIRYQQIPLQFLFEHQATLTGLGKIGLRSLKKHKRTQQVDWQSLAPINEVIDPPSLELIDHYVRWSGAEASKYQTSIPPHMVSQWGLSFATRLLLQTNYPLSQVINQGVSLKVHGKLPREQKLLIQAKIANVDERNGLARVSVQITTGTITQPELVETVLHMAFILPHFEKTKRTETVDQKTWQHLGEWSATADDGLKFALLTGDFNPIHWITPLAKLSNFGQKVLHGFGVFARSFELLPETIQQIDIRFLKPVKLPSEHNRVETCTEQMQKYVRVVGSAGQICLMGQYS from the coding sequence ATGTTTGCGATTCGTTATCAGCAGATTCCATTGCAATTTTTATTTGAACATCAGGCCACTTTAACAGGGCTTGGGAAAATTGGTTTGCGTAGTCTCAAAAAGCATAAGCGCACGCAACAGGTCGATTGGCAGTCGTTAGCACCGATTAATGAAGTGATTGACCCACCAAGCCTTGAATTGATAGACCACTATGTACGTTGGAGTGGTGCAGAAGCAAGTAAATATCAAACTTCAATTCCACCGCATATGGTGTCGCAATGGGGGCTGTCATTTGCAACACGTTTGCTGTTACAAACCAACTATCCATTGAGTCAAGTCATCAATCAAGGCGTAAGTCTCAAGGTTCATGGCAAGCTTCCACGAGAACAAAAGCTGCTCATCCAAGCCAAGATCGCCAATGTAGATGAACGTAATGGATTAGCACGGGTTTCTGTGCAAATTACTACGGGTACCATTACACAACCTGAATTAGTCGAAACAGTGCTGCATATGGCATTTATTCTGCCGCATTTTGAAAAAACTAAACGTACAGAAACCGTAGACCAAAAAACTTGGCAGCATTTAGGTGAATGGTCTGCGACAGCAGATGATGGTTTGAAATTTGCCTTATTAACAGGCGACTTTAATCCGATTCATTGGATTACACCATTAGCCAAACTATCAAACTTTGGTCAAAAAGTGCTGCATGGCTTTGGTGTGTTTGCACGTAGCTTTGAATTGTTGCCTGAAACAATACAGCAAATCGATATTCGATTCCTAAAACCAGTCAAACTTCCTTCAGAACATAATCGAGTGGAAACCTGTACTGAGCAGATGCAAAAGTATGTCCGTGTTGTTGGTTCGGCAGGGCAAATCTGTTTAATGGGTCAATATTCATAA
- a CDS encoding helix-turn-helix domain-containing protein, producing MKWDEIGDQPCSVARTLSVLGDRWTMLILRNAFMGIRRFDDFQRSLGLTRHVLSERLKRLVEHGILTKVPYVDRQERFEYQLTDKGLDLYPIILSMVQWADKWMDMGLGKPVEFTHKSCGRKINPKVVCSECDEPIKAKDVRVAAGPGYFAFIEQKKQSA from the coding sequence ATGAAATGGGACGAAATTGGCGACCAGCCATGTTCAGTGGCGAGGACGCTTTCTGTATTAGGTGATCGTTGGACAATGCTCATCTTACGTAATGCATTTATGGGTATACGCCGCTTTGATGATTTTCAGCGTAGTTTAGGGCTTACACGCCATGTACTTTCAGAGCGTTTAAAACGTTTGGTTGAGCATGGAATTTTGACTAAAGTACCGTATGTTGATCGTCAAGAGCGCTTTGAATATCAACTCACAGATAAAGGTTTAGATCTCTATCCAATCATTCTCTCAATGGTGCAATGGGCCGATAAATGGATGGATATGGGACTGGGTAAACCTGTTGAATTTACCCATAAAAGTTGTGGTCGGAAAATCAACCCCAAAGTGGTGTGTTCTGAGTGTGATGAACCGATTAAAGCCAAAGATGTTCGTGTCGCGGCGGGGCCTGGTTATTTCGCATTTATAGAGCAAAAAAAGCAAAGTGCCTGA
- a CDS encoding molybdenum cofactor biosynthesis protein MoaE, with amino-acid sequence MREFARIQDQALSLDRFDPIQSFPECGGVDIFIGTVRNHHEGKAVKALKYTSYTPVAEKMIRAIEQEIKDKYQVSYVRVMHRIGYLDVSETAIIAIAYAAHRREAFQACEEAVERVKHEVPIWKEEFFMDGTSQYVEGCCIRKDQTDNVKAKIPLSPPLLKRDLPEHHHENCSHEHTHE; translated from the coding sequence ATGCGTGAATTTGCCCGTATTCAAGATCAGGCTTTAAGCCTCGATCGCTTTGATCCGATTCAATCTTTTCCTGAATGTGGTGGGGTTGATATTTTTATTGGAACTGTCCGTAATCACCACGAAGGGAAAGCGGTTAAAGCACTGAAATATACCTCTTATACGCCTGTCGCAGAAAAGATGATTCGCGCAATTGAACAGGAAATCAAAGATAAATATCAGGTTTCTTATGTACGTGTCATGCATCGGATTGGCTATTTGGATGTCAGTGAAACCGCGATTATCGCGATTGCCTATGCAGCACATCGCCGTGAAGCCTTTCAAGCCTGTGAAGAAGCGGTGGAGCGGGTCAAACATGAAGTACCGATCTGGAAAGAAGAGTTTTTTATGGATGGTACCAGTCAATATGTCGAGGGTTGCTGTATTCGCAAAGATCAAACCGATAATGTTAAAGCGAAAATTCCCCTAAGTCCCCCTTTATTAAAGAGGGATCTACCCGAGCATCATCATGAAAATTGTAGCCATGAGCATACACACGAATAA
- a CDS encoding molybdopterin-dependent oxidoreductase, translating into MTTATAIKQDVTACILCSRNCGLSVEIEDNQFKKIKGDDDHPFSQGYICQKAARLQHYQQHADRLTSPLKRQSDGSYQEISWDQAIQEIAEQLVQIRNTHGGTAFASVGGGGQGNHLGAAYGRQLLYAMKSFYAYNSLAQEKTGDFWVNGRLFGSQSCHTTEDVEYADYVLFIGTNPFQAHGIPNARDTLKHIKKDPNRTMVVFDPRVTETAKQADIHVQLKPGTDAYLMSAMIAIMLQEGLYDQQFIQQHTHGFDQVKQAFLAVPIDEYIKKADVSVELIYQIIRDFAQAKRACVRIDLGIQHTLNTTLNGYLEKLLYLLTGNFGKQGGNNLHTMFIPILTNTDERNPKYRRTVFHKMFPISGFFPPNILPDEILKAGEKRVRAVFVDSCNPLLTYPDTAAYEQAFQSLELLVVVDVAMTETARLAHYVLPAHSQFEKWEFTGFNLEFPKNGFHLRHPLFKAQGNSLPEAEIYTRLLEAMQVMPKQFPILSKIAEKDSAHTAYLAYFAALGANFAKNKKLIPYAASIVYRTLGKTLPNDAASTALLLPLCMQYAAQHYKAVKQAGYEGNRFNLGVKLFQTILQQRSGVVLSQHDYADVWSLIAYKDKKIRLAIPEMFIELAQLKQQSLTLNAAYPFILLAGERRSYNANQIYRDPAWRKVDAEGRLRMNPDDALSFGVETGHTLQCISEHGKIQVTVELDEGMRKGVVSLPHGYGLRYRGGEPIGPQLNRLTSTQHCDPLSKTPYHKYVPVRLERLSI; encoded by the coding sequence ATGACGACTGCCACAGCAATCAAACAGGATGTAACCGCTTGTATTCTATGCTCACGTAATTGTGGACTCAGTGTAGAAATTGAAGATAATCAGTTCAAGAAAATTAAAGGCGATGATGATCATCCTTTCTCGCAAGGTTATATCTGTCAAAAAGCCGCACGTTTGCAGCATTACCAACAACATGCAGATCGTTTAACTTCACCGTTAAAACGTCAGTCAGATGGTTCCTATCAAGAGATTAGTTGGGATCAAGCCATTCAGGAAATTGCTGAGCAGCTTGTACAGATTCGAAATACCCATGGTGGAACAGCATTTGCATCGGTTGGTGGTGGTGGACAGGGCAATCACTTGGGCGCAGCCTATGGCCGTCAGTTGCTCTACGCCATGAAAAGCTTCTATGCCTACAACTCTTTGGCACAGGAAAAAACAGGTGATTTCTGGGTCAATGGACGTTTGTTTGGCAGCCAATCCTGTCATACCACTGAAGATGTGGAATATGCAGATTATGTGCTGTTTATCGGAACCAATCCCTTTCAAGCGCATGGCATTCCAAATGCAAGAGATACCTTAAAACATATTAAAAAAGATCCAAATCGAACCATGGTGGTATTTGATCCAAGGGTGACGGAAACGGCTAAACAGGCTGATATTCATGTGCAATTAAAGCCAGGTACCGATGCTTATCTGATGTCCGCCATGATTGCGATCATGCTGCAAGAAGGGTTATACGATCAGCAATTTATTCAGCAGCATACGCATGGTTTCGATCAGGTTAAACAAGCTTTCTTGGCTGTTCCAATTGACGAATATATCAAGAAAGCCGATGTTTCAGTTGAACTGATTTACCAGATTATCCGCGATTTTGCTCAAGCGAAACGTGCTTGTGTCCGGATTGACCTTGGTATTCAACACACCTTAAACACGACTTTAAATGGTTATTTGGAAAAGCTTTTATATTTGCTGACAGGAAACTTTGGTAAACAGGGTGGCAATAATCTACATACCATGTTTATTCCGATTTTGACCAACACTGATGAGCGTAACCCAAAGTATCGCCGTACGGTTTTTCATAAAATGTTCCCGATTTCTGGTTTCTTTCCACCGAATATCTTGCCCGATGAAATACTAAAAGCAGGTGAGAAACGGGTTCGTGCGGTGTTTGTGGACAGCTGTAATCCTTTACTTACTTATCCAGATACAGCTGCATATGAGCAAGCATTCCAGTCGCTTGAGTTATTGGTGGTGGTCGATGTGGCAATGACTGAAACAGCACGTTTAGCGCATTATGTTTTACCTGCACATAGTCAATTTGAAAAGTGGGAATTCACGGGGTTTAATTTGGAATTTCCTAAAAATGGTTTCCACTTACGCCATCCACTTTTTAAAGCCCAAGGCAATAGTTTACCTGAGGCCGAGATCTACACACGCTTGCTTGAAGCTATGCAAGTGATGCCGAAACAGTTTCCGATATTGAGTAAAATTGCAGAAAAAGATTCTGCACATACAGCTTATCTCGCTTATTTTGCTGCACTTGGTGCAAATTTTGCGAAAAATAAAAAGTTAATTCCCTATGCGGCATCCATTGTATATCGTACCTTGGGTAAGACTTTGCCAAATGATGCCGCCTCTACCGCATTATTGCTTCCATTGTGTATGCAATATGCAGCTCAGCACTATAAAGCAGTTAAGCAAGCAGGATACGAAGGTAATCGATTTAATCTGGGTGTGAAATTATTCCAGACCATTTTGCAGCAACGTTCAGGTGTGGTGTTGTCGCAACATGATTATGCTGATGTGTGGAGCTTGATAGCCTATAAAGACAAAAAAATTCGGTTGGCGATTCCTGAGATGTTTATCGAATTAGCGCAGTTAAAACAGCAATCATTGACTTTAAACGCTGCATATCCCTTCATTTTGCTTGCGGGTGAACGTCGTAGTTATAACGCTAATCAAATTTATCGTGATCCTGCATGGCGTAAAGTTGATGCCGAAGGACGCTTGAGAATGAATCCTGATGATGCATTGAGTTTTGGCGTTGAAACAGGTCATACGCTGCAATGTATTTCTGAGCATGGCAAGATTCAGGTCACAGTTGAACTGGATGAAGGAATGCGCAAGGGCGTGGTGTCTTTACCACATGGTTATGGCTTACGTTATCGCGGAGGCGAGCCGATTGGGCCGCAATTGAATCGTCTGACCTCTACCCAGCATTGTGATCCCTTATCAAAGACGCCATATCATAAATATGTACCCGTTCGATTGGAACGCTTGAGTATTTAG
- the moaA gene encoding GTP 3',8-cyclase MoaA — MMKHEIDDTSIPILQDQYGRIKRKLRISVTDRCNFKCIYCMPEHPEWMKKQDLLSFEALFIFCQYMVGQGIENIRITGGEPLMRQGVVHFIRDLHSLRALGLKRISITTNAHYLARYAEPLKQAGLDDLNISLDSLDPLQFKQLTKKELAPVFAGIEAATKVGLPFKINCVLMQGQNDDQIVPMVKWAKQHNIPLRFIEFMPLDGDQHWTDQAVVSEAEILKHLSAHYDIQVLEQQHEPARLYQLDGQYKLGIISTITHSFCGDCDRIRLTAQGELYNCLFARQGLNIKPDLQQAIKQKAELKPLAFHQLDQKIKPYIWNKAQGYHAIQHQQARKISMHMLGG, encoded by the coding sequence ATGATGAAGCATGAAATAGACGACACGAGTATACCGATCTTACAAGATCAGTATGGTCGTATTAAGCGTAAGTTACGGATTTCCGTGACAGACCGTTGCAATTTCAAATGCATTTACTGTATGCCTGAACATCCCGAATGGATGAAAAAACAAGATCTACTCAGTTTCGAGGCACTGTTTATTTTCTGTCAATATATGGTTGGACAGGGCATTGAGAATATTCGTATCACGGGTGGTGAGCCTTTGATGCGCCAAGGTGTGGTGCATTTTATTCGTGATTTACACAGTTTAAGAGCTTTGGGGCTGAAACGTATTTCAATCACAACCAATGCTCATTATTTGGCGAGGTATGCTGAGCCATTGAAGCAGGCAGGTTTGGACGACCTCAATATTAGTCTGGATAGTCTTGATCCGCTTCAATTTAAACAACTCACAAAAAAAGAGCTTGCCCCTGTATTTGCCGGTATTGAAGCCGCAACAAAAGTTGGTCTGCCGTTCAAAATTAATTGTGTATTGATGCAAGGTCAGAATGATGACCAAATTGTACCGATGGTGAAATGGGCCAAACAGCATAATATTCCGTTGCGTTTTATTGAGTTTATGCCGTTGGATGGTGATCAGCACTGGACAGATCAAGCCGTGGTCAGTGAAGCGGAAATCTTAAAGCATCTCTCAGCGCATTATGACATTCAGGTCTTAGAACAACAGCATGAACCTGCGCGCCTTTATCAGCTTGATGGCCAATATAAACTCGGTATTATTTCAACCATTACCCATTCATTTTGTGGGGACTGTGATCGAATTCGACTGACGGCCCAAGGTGAGTTATATAATTGTTTATTTGCAAGACAAGGTCTAAATATAAAACCTGATCTACAACAGGCAATCAAACAAAAAGCTGAACTCAAACCGTTAGCATTTCATCAACTTGATCAAAAAATTAAGCCTTATATTTGGAATAAGGCGCAGGGTTATCATGCAATACAACATCAGCAAGCACGTAAAATTAGTATGCACATGCTTGGTGGTTAG
- a CDS encoding MoaD/ThiS family protein — protein MQTIEIKIEAFGAIERLLPQALAFEFAKDQMVKDVLSHITSLYPDANLAMEKCACAIGEDIVTRQTALDRSCTLVLLSPVAGG, from the coding sequence ATGCAAACCATTGAGATAAAAATAGAAGCCTTTGGCGCAATTGAACGGTTATTGCCCCAAGCACTAGCATTTGAGTTTGCAAAAGATCAAATGGTCAAAGATGTACTATCACATATTACGAGTCTTTATCCAGATGCTAACCTCGCGATGGAAAAATGTGCCTGTGCAATTGGTGAGGATATTGTGACACGTCAAACCGCATTAGATAGATCCTGTACTTTGGTCTTGTTATCGCCAGTGGCGGGAGGGTAA
- a CDS encoding PLP-dependent aminotransferase family protein, with amino-acid sequence MKSTKIDFVIQHIHEQIKTRSLLPGSRLPSVRALATVLHLSVSTIVEAYERLASQGIIEAKTGSGFFVAGPLAPLSISEIHPKIDRSIDPLWISRQALEAKQGVLKPGCGWLPDDWLPHENIRKAIRKLSKASPNILTDYSTPLGLAPLRELLSRRILSKGIEARPNQILLTDSGTQAIDLICRYFLKPNDVVLVDDPCYFNFHALLKVHQIQIIGVPYTSTGPDLEAFSQAIQNYNPRLYITNSGIHNPTGAVLTASTAYQVLKLVEQSNLIVIEDDIFADLELHNAPRLAALDGLSRVIHIGSFSKTLSGSVRTGYIATKTEWIEDLTDIKIATCFGGSNLSSEILYAALTDGNYRKYLEELKVRLSKAMDATIKQLEKLEIKIWVKPTAGIFVWCELPHHFDTARIAQRCLDNGVILAPGNAFSQSQNFKNFIRFNVAQSLQPKVFEVLSHAIQQETER; translated from the coding sequence ATGAAAAGTACAAAAATTGATTTCGTGATACAGCACATTCATGAACAAATCAAAACTCGTTCATTGCTACCAGGCTCTCGCCTACCTTCAGTTCGTGCTTTAGCTACCGTACTTCACTTATCAGTTTCAACTATTGTTGAAGCTTATGAACGTCTTGCCTCTCAAGGGATTATTGAAGCGAAGACTGGTTCGGGCTTTTTTGTTGCAGGACCGCTTGCACCCTTGTCTATCTCTGAAATCCATCCAAAAATTGATCGAAGCATCGATCCCTTATGGATTTCAAGACAAGCCTTGGAAGCAAAACAAGGTGTTCTAAAACCGGGATGTGGTTGGTTACCTGATGACTGGCTGCCACATGAAAATATTCGCAAAGCGATTCGTAAACTATCCAAAGCTTCTCCAAACATTTTGACTGATTACTCAACACCCTTAGGTCTAGCACCTTTACGTGAATTACTTTCAAGAAGAATCTTAAGCAAAGGCATTGAAGCGCGTCCAAATCAGATCTTATTGACCGATTCAGGTACGCAGGCCATCGATTTAATTTGTCGCTATTTCCTTAAACCAAATGATGTGGTTTTGGTTGATGACCCCTGTTATTTCAACTTTCATGCCCTACTCAAAGTTCATCAGATACAAATCATCGGCGTGCCTTATACATCAACTGGACCTGATCTTGAAGCATTTTCACAGGCGATCCAAAACTACAATCCACGTCTCTACATTACCAACTCAGGCATTCATAACCCGACTGGTGCTGTGTTAACGGCATCAACAGCTTATCAGGTGTTAAAACTGGTTGAGCAATCCAATTTGATCGTGATTGAAGATGATATTTTTGCAGATTTAGAATTGCATAATGCTCCACGTCTCGCAGCTTTGGATGGTTTATCTCGTGTCATTCATATCGGCAGTTTTTCTAAAACTTTGTCTGGCTCAGTCCGTACAGGCTATATTGCAACCAAAACGGAATGGATTGAGGATTTAACGGATATCAAAATTGCGACTTGCTTTGGAGGGAGTAATTTATCTTCAGAAATTTTATATGCCGCTTTAACAGATGGAAATTATCGTAAATACCTAGAAGAATTGAAGGTACGTTTATCTAAAGCTATGGATGCAACAATCAAACAACTTGAGAAACTGGAAATCAAAATCTGGGTTAAACCCACTGCAGGGATATTTGTATGGTGTGAATTACCACATCACTTTGATACAGCACGTATTGCACAGCGCTGCTTAGACAATGGCGTGATTTTGGCTCCAGGAAATGCATTTAGCCAAAGCCAGAATTTCAAAAACTTTATTCGTTTTAATGTTGCACAATCACTACAACCCAAAGTTTTTGAGGTTCTGTCTCATGCCATTCAACAAGAGACAGAACGATAA
- the moaCB gene encoding bifunctional molybdenum cofactor biosynthesis protein MoaC/MoaB produces the protein MKNVGMKPESYRVAEAQAILHAPAHCIQLLRDGNTEKGDALKTARIAGILAAKRTDELIPLCHPLPIYRADVDYELHDDHVVILTTVETIGPTGVEMEALTAASLAGLTLYDMLKPHCEPEELCLDQCKLLKKKGGKSHFKRTLRQPVSAAVIVLSDTVAAGRKPDTAGKSVVDTLTEAGFDPIHYQIVPDEADQLKDLVLELTKSYACIMTVGGTGIGKRDITVDTLEPLLERKLDGLMEAARSFGQKRTPYAAMSRGVAGFIDRSLLVTLPGSRGGASESMAAILPALVHIFDVCRDLPHPGGYE, from the coding sequence ATGAAAAATGTTGGGATGAAACCCGAAAGTTATCGTGTTGCAGAAGCGCAAGCGATTTTACATGCACCCGCACATTGCATTCAGTTATTGCGAGACGGTAATACCGAAAAAGGTGATGCCTTAAAAACTGCACGTATCGCAGGTATTTTGGCAGCTAAACGTACCGATGAACTGATTCCACTCTGCCATCCATTACCGATCTACCGCGCTGATGTTGATTATGAACTGCATGATGACCATGTGGTAATTCTGACCACAGTTGAAACCATTGGCCCAACAGGCGTGGAAATGGAAGCTCTAACGGCTGCGAGCCTAGCGGGCTTAACGTTATATGACATGCTTAAACCGCATTGTGAGCCAGAAGAGCTGTGTTTAGATCAATGTAAATTACTGAAGAAAAAGGGTGGGAAATCACACTTTAAACGGACTTTACGCCAACCTGTTTCAGCGGCTGTAATTGTACTGTCAGATACAGTTGCAGCGGGTCGTAAACCCGATACTGCAGGTAAGTCTGTGGTGGATACCTTGACGGAAGCAGGCTTTGATCCGATTCATTATCAAATTGTGCCTGATGAAGCAGATCAGCTTAAAGATTTAGTGTTAGAGCTGACCAAATCTTATGCATGTATTATGACGGTCGGAGGTACGGGTATTGGTAAGCGTGATATCACTGTGGATACCCTAGAACCATTATTAGAACGCAAACTCGACGGCTTAATGGAAGCGGCACGTTCTTTTGGACAAAAACGAACCCCATATGCAGCGATGTCGCGTGGTGTTGCAGGCTTTATTGATCGCTCTTTGTTGGTGACTCTACCGGGAAGCCGTGGCGGGGCGAGCGAATCAATGGCGGCAATCCTACCAGCCTTGGTTCATATTTTTGATGTATGTCGGGACTTACCACATCCGGGAGGTTATGAATAA